The DNA window CTGGGGCATAGGTGGCCAATGGGAAGTGGATACGGGGATATGGCACCAAGTTGGTCTGGAACTCTGTCAGATCAACATTCAGGGCACCATCAAAGCGGAGGGAGGCAGTGATTGAGGACACTATCTGGCCTATTAATCTGTTCAGATTGGTGTAAGTGGGTCGGTCAATGTCAAGGTTTCTGCGGCAGATGTCATAGATGGCTTCATTGTCAACCATGAAAGCACAATCTGAGTGCTCCAGGGTGGTGTGGGTGGTTAGGATGGAATTGTAGGGCTCTACTACAGCTGTAGACACTTGGGGAGCTGGGTAGATGGAGAATTCAAGCTTGGATTTCTTGCCATAGTCAACTGACAGGCGCTCCATCAGCAAGGATGTAAAGCCAGAGCCAGTGCCACCACCGAAGCTGTGGAAGACCAGGAAGCCCTGAAGACCTGTGCATTGGTCAGCCTGTGGAAGACAAGGGCACATTTAGATAGAAGGTAAACAGCAATAACCAGCTGCATAAAAGAGTTTGCATAGATCTGCCATCCTCTAGGACACAATGTACTTACTAGTTTACGAACTCTGTCCAGAACCAGGTCAATGATCTCCTTGCCAATTGTGTAATGGCCACGGGCATAGTTATTGGCTGCATCTTCTTTCCCAGTAATGAGTTGCTCAGGATGGAAGAGCTGGCGGTAAGTACCAGTACGAACCTCATCTGCAGAGGAAGCAAGGGTTTTTTCCAATGTCAGTCACGTATTATTATTAAATGAATAGGAATGATGGAATAAGCAAGTGGCACCTACCTATCACAGTTGGTTCCAGGTCTACAAACACAGCTCGGGGAACATGCTTTCCTGCTCCTGTCTCACTGAAGAATGTGTTGAAGGAATCATCTCCACCTCCAATGGTCTTGTCACTGGGCATTTGGCCATCAGGCTGGATGCCATGTTCCAAGCAGTACAGCTCCCAGCAGGCATTGCCAATCTGGACACCAGCCTGGCCAACATGGATACTGATACACTCACGCTGTTAAGAAATAAAAGGTGTGATCAGCAACTTGAATGGTTTCCTTCAATTATTACAATGATCATTCATCACTACATTTGTTCTACAAGCACAAGTGTTAGGGCAGTCCACTGCTGCTCCAACATTGTTATATCCAATTGGGAAATCAGTCTAGTTATACAAAGTCAGGGTTCATTGGTTAAACAGGTCCCGAGACCAGTCAGTAGCTGTGTTGGGAGTCATTTCCCCATGGACAGTGGTCAGGGATTATGCTTGTAGGTTTCTACAAGATATTCAAATGAGGTCCCACAATCATAGTTGATGCAATCATGTGCCCAGAAATAGAATTCTAATTTGGCAACTCAATATCTCAATTTTGCACAAAGAAGTGTTCATTATTCTATTTTAATGTTTGCATTAAATAAATTTATCTTTTAAAACTATGACTGAGACTTAAATTTCAAATTCTCAATTGACATCCTCCTCTGGACCAGAGCACAAATTTTCGATTGCCCAGCTCACACCGTTAAAAAGGAAAGCGATTTCAGTAGGACAAATGATAACTTTTGTAGAATCCATTCAGTGTCTCGAACGTCTTTGCTTCAAATCTAGAACTGTTTGAAAACCCTATTCCTGAAAAACTCATCCGTTGGCCTGAGGGTAGCTCAGCAGTGCTATTCTGTCCAACACTAGTATTCATGagttgctggaagtcactgatactGATGCTGAATTTGGGTGGGGCTACACTGCAGTGCAGAGTGCCTCCACCTACTGTGGGATGTCTGAATATCCCATTGTTAACCAGACACTTAGAACTTAAACTGATATTATTGcccctttccaatatttttccccaAAACAGGAATTATTTCAGCTACCAATACAGACGCCGAATTTAAACCCTGcacattctttaaaaaaaatctaaattttTCAGTGACCTAGTTTGACGCTGGCTTTGTCCCACGCATGCTCAAACTGACGTAAGTAATCGGATTTACAATGATTTCGCCTGGGAATGGATCAGACGTTATTTTAGCAGTTATGATagacaaagcactggaggaaatAAAGTAACTGGAAGTCTTACTGTTTCCCGACAAAGCCAAGTATTTTGAAGGGGAAAGCTGACAATTAAGTTTACATCCTGTACTTGCAACCACTCCCTATTGTGCTAGAAATCTGTGCATTATTTCAGACACAAGCTTCATTGATCTGAGAAATACTTTACGGAGGGTCCAACTGCCCAACAGTGTTTTTTCTGAACCCATAATGAAGTGGCTTTGTTTGTGAATAGCGTAAATATACACTCCCCTTTGTACTTTGATTTTAGTGTTGCCTACTTAAATAAACACAAAAGGGCTATTTAACCCAACATAATCCACCTCATCTTCTCTCTACCCCTTTCATGAACTTACCTAGGTGCCCCTTAATGTTCATATTTAATACATTGGATTTACCTAGGGTATTACAGATTACCTAGACTTTCTTACAGCACTAGGAATAAAAAATACTTACTACAAAGTCAAATTGAGATGTGTAGGTTGCTGTACTGAGATAAAAAGCATCTTACCATGATGCCTGGTCCTTGGTCGTAGACAAAGCaaatggaataaagagaaggCTTGCAAAACTTCTTCCTACAGCGCGACTTTTACGGGTCGTCGTAAGAAAGAACCTACAATACAGGCGAGAGAAACATGTTCTTATACTAAGGCCAGACTCCAGAACCTGGGCTCTCATTGGAGGACGTAAGGTTGAGTgatggggaaccaccacaatgcTGACTCGCTGATAGGAGGATACGTCCTCCGTTATGCGATTTGCATGTCTTGATTGGACGAACACAGCAGAATAAGTTAATCGCCTTGATTacttgcagcttctaacaaaggCTCAGATTTGATAAAACATAAAATTAGAAGAGCAAAAATGTTTAAAGAcagattttttaaatataataCATCTTAAGAATAATTTCGGTTGTCATCATATGAATCTGCAAATATTTTGATCTGTAAACATAAATCCAATATATGTGCTGTTCATTGTTTCGTGATAATTCGAAAACATTTAGCTGTTCATCAGATCGAGGAAACAATCCATATACTTAAAAATTTACGATTAAGTCATTTTCTGGCCATTAGAATTGGTTAGGATTGCCACTTTAAATGAAATTACTTTTACATTTTTGTAACAATAAACTTTCCCCTCCCAATGCATAAATTACACGTTGTTAGATTAATAACTCAGGACCAGCATTGGTTTACTATAATCTAAATTTAAAAGTGATGTGATATTTACAGGTAACTTCAACATGAGTGGTGTAGGCTACATTGGCCCTTTGTTTCTGTTATAACGAAGCAAGGTTTGGATTCCTCGCAATGTAGTAGGAATATTCTGCACATTGCAATTTATTCCTGGGTGGACGCAGCGCTTCTCTGCCCCTGCCACACCCTGTCAGCTTCAAAACGAATATTGCCTTTAGCGGGAGAAATCAAATGTGGCCCTTTCTTAATAATCGGTTTTATTTTATGATACAAACTGTCAGAGCTCCCTGTGTATTCTTGGGGTCGAACTTGAAAAGCAGTCTTTTGTGGATGTATTGCCTGTATAATTTATGATAAGGTTAAAAAAATCTTTCTGATTTTGCCAGGCTATATACAAAAATGGTATAATTTCCAGATATATTCTTTACTATCCAAAGGTATCATAATTCATTGCAGAAATTAACACTGAATTTCATGTATTTTAAGTATAAACTTAGTGCTATAAAACGACATAAAGCTGACTGTAGCTTTTAAGAAACATTCAGGTCTAAATATGAATTACGTCTGAACGATTGTGCATGGATTACCAAGGgcagtgttacgaaggatgaaagCCTTTTTAAATTGCAACAGACACCGACTGCATCTGCCTCAAGTGGAAATATAATTTACGTTACTATTTCATATACACACAGTTAACATTTTTATGTATTGAAAAAGGTATTGTTGGTTCAAAAGGATGGGCGGCTCCCGAGACCCATGTGACTAGTACTGCAGTGGTATTATACCATGTGATTCATACTGCAGTGATCTTTTTTCAGATTTTCTACCTTTACCCCTCCTGTCTTGAGGGCAGGAGTTTGTGGAGTAAGTTGTCGTTGCTCGAGTAAGCATTGTGGAGGAGCCAGGACATTGAACAGGAAATTCTCCGCAGTAAAATTACTGTTTTAGGGACATTTGAGGTAGGGATTTCTTCTCGAATTTGCACCATTTTCATGGATTCTTTCcctctatatatctatctaaatATACATGTgtgtatgaacagaatgcaaaACATTAAAATCCAGTGGTAGCTTTGGATTCATACAAATATTTCAAATAGATTTGAAGCTATTTGCCATAAAAAACATACATTTGACATCTACGCCACCATAACACTAAAACTATATAGTGATCAACTGAATATGACTGATTGTTTCTGTTTGCTGCATAATGTAGACCAGACAATTACAATATAAAGTCGTATTGATTTTCCTGTACCTGCACGCCTGTAGAATTGTTAACTAAGTGCTGTGAAATAATTTCCTCACAATAAAAGTCAAaacttgagtttattgtcatgtgcacaaatacacgtatgcacaggtgcaatgaaaagcttaatGGCAGCATTGTTATAGGCACAGATAAGCAGCTTTCAGATGAAAAACAGAGtatataaaacagtacagcatggtATAGACTCTAGctgacaatgttgtgccaaccttttaacctactctaagatcaatctaaaccttccctgccacataaccctccattcttccaTAATCCTTCCTCACattcaccattctgtgtaaaaaatcttaaCTCTGGCATCCCTCCCCccttactttcctccaatcaccttaaaattatacccctcaTATTAACCATATCCACCCTGGAAAAATCTCTGACTATCCAGTCTATGCcgcttattatcttgtacaccccaTCGTCAACTGTCATCCTCTGTTTCTTCAAagaaaaagccctagctcgctcaacctatcctcataaaacatactctctaatccaggtgccatcccagtgaatctcctctgcaccctctctaaagcttccatatccttcctataatgaggcaactggaactgaacacaatattccaaacaacacacacaaaatgctggtggaacacagcaggccaggcagcatccataaggagaagcactgtcgacgtttcgggccgagaccctttgtcaggactaactgaaagaaaagatactaagagatttgaaagtattggggggagggggaaatgcgaaatgataggagaagaccggagggggtgggatgaagctgagagctggaaaggtgattggcgaaagtgataccgagctggagaagggaaaggatcatgggacaggaggtctcgggagaaagaaagggggaggggggagcaccagagggagatggagaacaggcagagtgatgggcagagagagagagaaaaaacaaacaaatattccaaatgtggtctaaccagagttttatagagctgcaacgttacctcacggttcttgaactcagtcccctgactaatgaaggctaatgcaccatacaccttcttagctACCCTTTCAATTTGCAtgtcaactttgagggatctattgaCATGGACCATAGATCCCTCTTTTTCTCCACACTGCGAAGAATCTTGCCACTAGCCCTGTATCTTGTTTTCAAATTCGACCTtctaaagtgaatcacttcacacctttctgggttgaactccatttgccacatcTCAGCCTAGCTCTGCATCCTAACAATGTGCTGTTGTAACTTACTACACCTCTACACTATCCAGCATTCTACCAactttcatattatctgcaaatttactaacccaccttccacttaatcatctaagtcatttataaaagtcacaaagatcAGGAGTTCCAGAATAGATCTCTGTGGAGTACTACTGgttaccgacctccaggcagaatactttccataaattaccaccctctgtcttc is part of the Hemitrygon akajei chromosome 18, sHemAka1.3, whole genome shotgun sequence genome and encodes:
- the LOC140741153 gene encoding tubulin alpha-1A chain isoform X1, with product MRECISIHVGQAGVQIGNACWELYCLEHGIQPDGQMPSDKTIGGGDDSFNTFFSETGAGKHVPRAVFVDLEPTVIDEVRTGTYRQLFHPEQLITGKEDAANNYARGHYTIGKEIIDLVLDRVRKLADQCTGLQGFLVFHSFGGGTGSGFTSLLMERLSVDYGKKSKLEFSIYPAPQVSTAVVEPYNSILTTHTTLEHSDCAFMVDNEAIYDICRRNLDIDRPTYTNLNRLIGQIVSSITASLRFDGALNVDLTEFQTNLVPYPRIHFPLATYAPVISAEKAYHEQLSVSEITNACFEPANQMVKCDPRHGKYMACCLLYRGDVVPKDVNAAIATIKTKRTIQFVDWCPTGFKVGINYQPPTVVPGGDLAKVQRAVCMLSNTTAIAEAWARLDHKFDLMYAKRAFVHWYVGEGMEEGEFSEAREDMAALEKDYEEVGVDSVEGEGEEEGEEY
- the LOC140741153 gene encoding tubulin alpha-1A chain isoform X2 — its product is MPSDKTIGGGDDSFNTFFSETGAGKHVPRAVFVDLEPTVIDEVRTGTYRQLFHPEQLITGKEDAANNYARGHYTIGKEIIDLVLDRVRKLADQCTGLQGFLVFHSFGGGTGSGFTSLLMERLSVDYGKKSKLEFSIYPAPQVSTAVVEPYNSILTTHTTLEHSDCAFMVDNEAIYDICRRNLDIDRPTYTNLNRLIGQIVSSITASLRFDGALNVDLTEFQTNLVPYPRIHFPLATYAPVISAEKAYHEQLSVSEITNACFEPANQMVKCDPRHGKYMACCLLYRGDVVPKDVNAAIATIKTKRTIQFVDWCPTGFKVGINYQPPTVVPGGDLAKVQRAVCMLSNTTAIAEAWARLDHKFDLMYAKRAFVHWYVGEGMEEGEFSEAREDMAALEKDYEEVGVDSVEGEGEEEGEEY